The nucleotide sequence TCTGTCAGCTGGCCAGTGAACGATTGCTGGGCCTCAAAACTCCCACCATGGCTGTCTTGGTCCTGGCCGAGGACAATGAAAGGATTAAAGATGGAGCCACCTGCATGAAGAGCCTTTCTGACACTGGGTCTCCCATTGAGCCAAACCTGCACCAAACCTGTTCCTGAGTCCCACGTGGCACAGAGAGAGTTCCACTCATTCAGCTCAGCTACCACCAAGTACAAACGCGATTTGTCTCCAACCAAAATTTCTATTTTATCATTGTAAAGAAATATTGTGAGGCTGTTGAACATgccaggggtgctcagggagaaAGGGCAGATGATGGAGAGGTCATCAGTGAAgaatctgaagcagacagaggaACTGAAGAAGATCTTCTCCAGCTGGGGGTAGAGTCTGGTGTATGAGTTAGCTGTCTGCTGAGGGAAGGTGAACACTCGCCCTCTCAAATctgtcaacacaaacacagacacatcctcaACTCAGACTAGAAGGATGAGAGACTGATTATTAAAGATTATTAGGTCATTCCAATTTCTGTAATGTATgtatcatgtgtgtgtacagtgtacctGGAAGAGTGTAGGTGTATGCCCTTTGTGAAATTTACAGCAAATACTGTATCTTAAGTTGTGAACATCCAATCATCCAAAATGCCCAAACATTTAATTGTCAATTGTAAAAGCATAGAGCTGTTGTGGATTGTTCACCTGATATACACAATATGCGAAGGAAAAAAGTATATGTGGAAAAATAAAATTAGATTTACCTTGTGGTGTAGCATAGCAACacgcaactagagagggtacaatttctggggaaattgtagggtgtgcttgcttgcgtcggttgcacaggggtccgtttttgaatgacatttttacaactgatatttctgtatattttatataaaaatgcatacttattatttataaagattacatagatttaaaagcttttttttttgctgctcatttacaactgaaaatacgagtgaagtgtagaatgaaatagatgtcttctcatttcccctgcaagaggcagcctcatcgttgaatcaaaacgaatacatttggcagagcggtgtaaaaattgacctaatctctatgacttaaacgtccttttaagtttttcccttctcgtgatattttaaggaatttagtctactcatattgcattcattcatgaataaagaaccccctttgaagattattctacgacgttaccggcagtagaagatggaatcgcgattcaaacagtaccatctgctaactgaaaatatgcccccaaaaacgtaaataagcttgacatttatttagtggaaaatcgctttcataaaaagctcagtggtagcgatcattgtcagtaacaacgccaagtgcgatatagccctgtgtggagaagctgccccggtaaattgtactactacggtacagtactagactactcctgtgttcgttcgtcttggtagcgattgcgttggttgaattggatttaacgttccattgtacggtttaggctgaaattaattattttcatgaacagattgacaaagtttaggctgtggcaatgaagttaaggttagtagttagatagacttttggtttaagtaaggggagtgccgaacatgttctgtcgccgtttgacttcctactgtactgtacagctgtgtagatgtttttgtagtgtctcgggtaggctacagcgttgcagtgagcaacactggtttgaaaccacaggtaattataatttcacccacaaatcgtttacttgtaatgtaatgtcataataaatcctacaacaaaaatgtatttgtgaggaatgtttattttaacgattgaaaacagatgcatcatagaccactgtagtatgtgttgcccgggcaacacaggctaatgtcatgatgctaatacttcagtgacatagtagactactgtttccgaaagtagatgtacttccttaataatatcagcttatattgtacattacacatcacaattgtgtgtcatatcacaaagtaaaattagtaaatagttatcacctggcctctttgcttgtggggtttctgcagctgccttgcagtaaagctatagttagcctagctatctcccagaagttaacgagctgctaaactaatattctgctagaggtagtcacgcgagttttcgtgacgttagtgacgtaagtagcgtcattgactgtggttagcaagttagccaccgttagcttcacttttcgacacaaaaacgtcatttctacttaaaccgtgcaacggaacgtaaatcccaatacaagcaactcaatcgctaccaagacgaaacttttgacacctacgttgtctatgtaggccaaatattgactgagttttaggggggcaaaaagaaataaaaactagaaaaggctgttcctgcgaaacagcagtgagaatgctgaaaacctgaatggggatagctgaccatgctaaaaaagctgaaaatagtgaaaatttagtagaaagttataagctgaagcttcaaagcaaccgaaaggtatttttgaaaggggctggagcagcattccaacaatgatttgaaaggatttaccattacttttaaagggagaataatttgcacaaaaaccttaatattttaaaaagtataaaagtgagaaatgagaaaatacccgcaagctgaaatgaatttcaaaaatgtgtgagtcacacaaaagaggcagtgtggaagctgaactgcatcatcttaacaaagctaagagctaaaatagcctacaatgtgggagaagctgaaagctgaactgttaaacagaagaagaagtaggctagctagtcataacaagaatattatcgttttaacagattaaattatagttgggatagtaatagcagtagcagatgtagcctatgcgtttactcggctttcttagttggattcaatgtgttgatggaatgaaacatacagcagtagggccgatacaggaagacacggcgacactttgttgcagaaggatgatggtgcaagttttgtccgtggagcatacaacgattaataaaaaagaatcatgtagacgtgtttattgagtaatcgcataactaattacacatgtaaacggagtaatcgtattattggcataaaccgacaattgctagtaatcgtgtttctcatggtcaagtaaacgtaccaatcacctgtgtgagagactgagtggtgcgtgtctgtcgttacggtgatggtgcagctatgattgctaacgcgctgagggcagagaataagagaaatgtagctagaatccacacctcaaacaagataacctagacgcaaaactgtacgtccaatccaaaatataaggatattttccgagacccaagactctgccgaaaccagagatattctttatatatctgtgcagtcagaaatacgactctacctgcagtttcaaaaacgtattccttttgctttcctggtgcttgtttgtttggttgccacggtgatggcgcagctgtgatagctaacgagctaggcagagagaaaaacgaacatttacctagcatccacacctcaaacaagttgacctagacgcaaaactatacgtccaatccaaaatataaggatattttccgagacccaagactctgccgaaaccagagatgtcctttatatgtctgtgcggtcagaaatacgactctatcggcagtttcaaaatcttgttccttcttgctttctctgactgattttactcacctctccattgaagttagtgagagaatttgaaaggctgctctcgcttcaaggctcatagctgaaaatctgtaaatgtgagctctttagtagttacatcggctgaaagaggacattttttcctacattttaaggtataacttgtttctgtaagttaaactatatgaacgttagaggaatttgtttgacaaattagttgaatatcagaaaaagagcagcaagcagagtgtgccactctgcttgctgctcattcataaaaatcaagaaggagcaaacattttaatgtatttcaaactgtcataattcaaaattggctgaacatttgaaaaagctgaatcatttggga is from Osmerus eperlanus chromosome 27, fOsmEpe2.1, whole genome shotgun sequence and encodes:
- the LOC134013526 gene encoding serum amyloid P-component-like, whose translation is MIGFEDVSVFVLTDLRGRVFTFPQQTANSYTRLYPQLEKIFFSSSVCFRFFTDDLSIICPFSLSTPGMFNSLTIFLYNDKIEILVGDKSRLYLVVAELNEWNSLCATWDSGTGLVQVWLNGRPSVRKALHAGGSIFNPFIVLGQDQDSHGGSFEAQQSFTGQLTDVHMWDYVLSPCEVQAYAQAGAFRPGNVLDWGAMEYTRHGYVVLERLQTLDTCRMGSLSNKASPEDSVSIPELNVNTHDVPEHSQDNFIPEQSGFEHDIPILSGDGTNPKISEDMKMTV